Proteins from one Mycobacterium sp. EPa45 genomic window:
- a CDS encoding non-ribosomal peptide synthetase, producing MTTAATDIEDVLALSPLQLGLYSHATLIGPDADDPYVIAMTADVTGPLDVALLRDCAAAMLVRHPNLRASFWHQDLPRPVQIVPAAVGLPWQHVCASDDRQAAEIEKRQCKERFILQDGPLIRFLLIELPGRRWRLVVTAHHIVIDGWSLPVFIGEMLTLYRADGDCDALPVPRLYRDYIGWLAERDPQAGELRWRRHLAGLSGPTMLSPALGGDGSGLPKRTELSLPAADTDRLAAAARVRGVTLNTVLQMGWALIVSRLTDRDDVVFGVTVSGRPPELAGVETMVGLFINTLPLRVRLDPSKTVGQQCSALQREAAELRDHSYLTHSQLRSLAGVGEMFDTLLVYENFPPGDVVGGHEFAADDVRFRPAAMESLTHFPVTVAAYRNTAELTLLVEVTDNALGAMSPDSLGRRVLQTMRRLIDRWDRPLGGIDILLDDEVPPAELSAPTADGIGVAQRFSESVVKHQDSIALCWDDGQLSYAELDERSDRLAGFLAESGVHAETPVAIQLPRGAGYVVAMLGVLKAGGMYVPIEPAMPAGRVNSILTQSGATIVVDEAIITAARAARRFSTRTCPGQAAYTVFTSGTTGEPKGVIGTHAALLAYIDDHAGRMLKPAAERLGRPLRIGHAWSFAFDAAWQPLAGLLFGHTVHLISETDRRDADALVGIIDRYGIDMLDVTPSLFTGLRQAGVLDSGRLSVLALGGEAVGSGEWSDIRKCCAETLLAAHNCYGPTEATVEAVVAAIADHEAPVIGYPTRWTTAVVLDSWLHPVPDGVVGELYLAGEQVTRGYLGRPAETAARFVAAAGGGRMYRTGDLVRRNRDGALAFVGRADSQIQVRGHRVEPAEIEAVLEDIPGVRHVHVAVQRHATGSRLAAYIAGDVAVPELRRLLRNRLPRYMTPHRLIVVDAIPLTANGKVDESALAATAAPADSPEPPTTPTELALGHAVTELLGLSAVDVDADLLELGLDSIAALSLVQLARSSGLSLRARLVLECGTLRELAAAVDRDAAEDLVVGTEPEGPIPALPAVHWLYEHGDPRRLSQVEAIRLPSDATAERLRLLLDGIAAGHEMFRSRLDRSTMTFVPAGRDTIPLAEVVVSGELADAVAEHAAAAIERLDPEGGQLTEALWLHQAGDAGVLVLVAHVLVMDPGSWRIVLGELMANWSTAGCESVPVSGERISYRRWAHILAGRAAELDTADFWLAQVDGEDPVLGGRRIRPGVDQFGDLAITVTVAETDVTAALLRAEVPIQDVLAQACARLIVRWREQRGQVSPVPLLALEAHGRNDADDTVGLLSAIYPLRIRPGYPLPEIPGQSTDYALLRYLRPDTAERLRGLRGPQVLLNYLGRLDMDAGSLLDRGLLAHLSVMTEPNVAVRHELTLVAAVAGGKLVTQWRTLPDVFSDTDIAVLQQMWSDTLHELAEVSA from the coding sequence GTGACCACAGCTGCGACCGACATCGAGGACGTCCTCGCACTATCGCCACTTCAATTGGGGCTGTATTCGCACGCCACGCTGATCGGACCCGACGCCGACGACCCGTACGTCATCGCAATGACGGCCGATGTGACGGGTCCTCTCGACGTCGCTCTGTTGCGCGACTGTGCGGCGGCGATGTTGGTCCGCCACCCCAACCTTCGGGCCAGCTTCTGGCACCAGGACCTGCCGCGACCCGTGCAGATCGTGCCGGCCGCGGTAGGACTGCCGTGGCAGCACGTCTGCGCTTCGGATGACCGCCAGGCCGCCGAGATCGAAAAACGGCAGTGCAAAGAACGTTTCATCCTGCAGGACGGACCACTGATCCGGTTCCTGCTCATCGAGCTGCCGGGCCGGCGCTGGCGCCTGGTGGTTACTGCGCACCACATCGTGATCGACGGCTGGTCGCTACCGGTATTCATCGGTGAAATGCTCACGCTGTACCGCGCCGACGGAGACTGCGACGCACTGCCCGTGCCGCGGCTCTACCGCGACTACATCGGCTGGCTCGCCGAGCGTGATCCACAAGCCGGCGAACTCCGTTGGCGCAGACACCTCGCCGGGCTGTCCGGACCGACCATGCTGTCGCCGGCTCTGGGTGGCGACGGCTCGGGGCTACCCAAACGAACCGAGCTCTCGCTACCGGCCGCCGACACCGATCGCCTGGCCGCCGCTGCGCGCGTCCGAGGCGTCACCCTCAACACGGTGTTGCAGATGGGCTGGGCGCTGATCGTGTCCCGACTCACCGACCGTGACGACGTCGTCTTCGGAGTGACCGTGTCCGGCCGCCCACCCGAACTCGCCGGTGTGGAGACCATGGTCGGCCTGTTCATCAACACTCTCCCGTTGCGCGTGCGCCTGGACCCCAGCAAGACTGTCGGCCAACAGTGTTCGGCGCTGCAGCGCGAGGCCGCCGAACTGCGCGACCACAGCTATCTGACCCATTCCCAGCTGCGCTCCCTGGCCGGCGTCGGCGAGATGTTCGACACCCTGCTGGTCTACGAGAACTTCCCGCCCGGCGACGTGGTCGGCGGCCACGAGTTCGCAGCCGACGACGTCCGCTTCCGGCCCGCAGCGATGGAGAGCCTGACGCATTTCCCGGTGACCGTCGCCGCATACCGCAATACCGCGGAGCTGACCCTGCTGGTCGAGGTCACCGACAACGCGCTCGGCGCGATGTCCCCCGATAGCCTTGGCCGGCGGGTGCTGCAGACGATGCGCCGCCTGATCGACAGGTGGGACCGGCCGCTCGGCGGAATCGACATTCTGCTCGATGATGAGGTGCCCCCCGCCGAGTTGTCCGCACCCACCGCTGACGGCATCGGGGTGGCGCAGCGATTCTCTGAATCTGTTGTCAAACACCAGGATTCGATCGCGTTGTGCTGGGACGACGGCCAGCTGAGTTACGCGGAGCTCGATGAGCGGTCAGATCGTCTGGCCGGCTTTCTCGCCGAGTCCGGTGTCCACGCCGAAACGCCGGTCGCAATCCAGCTGCCTCGCGGCGCCGGCTATGTGGTCGCGATGCTCGGTGTGCTCAAAGCCGGCGGCATGTACGTCCCGATCGAACCGGCGATGCCGGCCGGCCGGGTCAATTCGATTCTCACTCAGAGCGGCGCCACCATCGTCGTCGACGAGGCCATCATTACGGCGGCCCGCGCCGCGCGGCGATTCTCCACGCGGACCTGTCCGGGCCAGGCGGCCTACACGGTGTTCACCTCCGGTACCACCGGAGAACCCAAGGGCGTCATCGGGACTCACGCGGCGTTGCTGGCCTACATCGATGACCACGCCGGGCGGATGCTGAAGCCTGCCGCCGAACGGCTGGGTCGCCCGCTACGCATCGGCCACGCCTGGTCGTTCGCGTTCGACGCCGCCTGGCAGCCCCTGGCCGGGCTGCTGTTCGGCCACACCGTCCACCTCATCTCCGAAACCGACCGCAGGGACGCCGACGCGCTCGTCGGGATCATCGACCGGTACGGGATCGACATGCTCGACGTCACCCCGTCGCTGTTCACTGGCCTGCGCCAGGCGGGTGTACTGGACTCGGGGCGGCTGTCGGTGCTCGCGCTCGGTGGCGAGGCTGTGGGCTCGGGGGAGTGGTCCGACATCCGAAAGTGCTGTGCCGAAACGCTGTTGGCGGCCCACAACTGTTATGGCCCAACCGAGGCGACGGTCGAAGCGGTGGTCGCCGCGATCGCCGACCACGAGGCGCCGGTGATCGGCTACCCGACCCGGTGGACCACCGCCGTCGTGCTCGATTCCTGGCTGCACCCCGTGCCCGACGGGGTGGTCGGCGAACTGTACTTGGCGGGTGAGCAGGTGACCCGGGGTTACCTCGGCCGACCCGCCGAGACCGCGGCCCGGTTCGTCGCCGCGGCGGGTGGTGGCCGGATGTACCGGACCGGGGACCTGGTACGCCGGAATCGCGACGGCGCACTGGCCTTCGTCGGCCGGGCCGACTCCCAGATACAGGTCCGCGGACATCGCGTCGAGCCGGCCGAGATCGAGGCGGTATTGGAGGACATCCCGGGTGTTCGGCACGTTCACGTCGCGGTCCAGCGGCATGCGACCGGCTCGCGGTTGGCCGCGTACATTGCCGGTGACGTCGCGGTGCCCGAGTTACGCAGACTGCTGCGAAACAGACTGCCGCGCTATATGACTCCGCACCGATTGATCGTCGTCGACGCCATTCCGCTGACCGCGAACGGCAAGGTCGACGAGTCAGCGTTGGCTGCGACCGCGGCACCCGCCGACAGCCCCGAGCCGCCGACCACCCCGACGGAGTTGGCGCTCGGCCACGCCGTCACCGAGTTGCTGGGCCTCTCCGCGGTCGACGTCGACGCCGACCTGCTCGAGCTGGGCCTGGACAGTATCGCCGCACTCTCGTTGGTGCAGCTCGCGCGCAGCAGCGGGCTGTCGCTACGCGCCCGGCTGGTCCTCGAGTGTGGCACCCTGCGTGAACTTGCCGCCGCCGTCGATCGGGACGCCGCCGAGGACCTCGTCGTCGGGACCGAACCGGAAGGCCCGATCCCGGCACTGCCCGCCGTGCACTGGCTTTACGAGCACGGTGATCCGCGCCGCCTGTCACAGGTGGAGGCGATCCGGTTGCCTTCCGATGCCACCGCGGAGCGACTGCGCCTGCTGCTCGACGGCATCGCCGCCGGGCACGAGATGTTCCGCAGCCGCCTCGACCGCTCGACGATGACGTTCGTCCCGGCCGGGCGCGACACCATTCCGCTTGCCGAGGTGGTGGTGTCCGGTGAGCTCGCCGACGCCGTCGCCGAACACGCTGCCGCCGCGATCGAACGACTGGATCCCGAAGGCGGGCAGCTCACCGAAGCGCTGTGGCTGCACCAGGCCGGCGATGCCGGCGTCCTCGTTCTGGTGGCCCACGTGTTGGTGATGGACCCCGGATCGTGGCGCATCGTGCTGGGCGAGTTGATGGCCAACTGGTCGACTGCCGGTTGCGAGTCCGTCCCCGTCAGCGGTGAGCGGATCAGCTACCGCCGGTGGGCCCATATTCTCGCCGGCCGAGCGGCAGAGCTCGACACCGCCGACTTCTGGCTCGCGCAGGTCGACGGCGAGGATCCGGTTCTGGGAGGCAGGCGAATTCGCCCCGGAGTCGATCAGTTCGGTGACCTCGCGATCACCGTCACGGTTGCCGAAACCGATGTCACCGCCGCCCTGCTCCGCGCTGAGGTGCCGATCCAGGACGTGCTGGCGCAGGCGTGTGCCCGCCTCATCGTCCGCTGGCGCGAGCAGCGGGGGCAGGTCAGTCCGGTTCCGCTGCTGGCACTGGAAGCGCACGGGCGCAATGACGCCGACGACACGGTCGGACTGCTCAGTGCGATCTATCCGCTTCGCATCCGGCCCGGTTACCCGCTACCCGAAATACCAGGGCAATCCACCGATTACGCGCTGCTGCGCTATCTACGACCGGATACCGCCGAACGGCTACGCGGCTTACGCGGACCCCAGGTGCTGCTGAACTATCTCGGCAGGCTCGACATGGACGCCGGTTCGCTGCTGGATCGGGGCCTCCTCGCCCACCTGTCGGTCATGACCGAACCGAACGTCGCGGTGCGCCACGAGCTGACCCTCGTCGCCGCCGTCGCCGGCGGCAAGCTGGTCACTCAGTGGCGGACGTTGCCGGATGTCTTCAGCGACACCGATATCGCTGTGCTGCAGCAGATGTGGAGTGACACCTTGCATGAGTTGGCAGAGGTGTCCGCGTGA